Proteins found in one Diorhabda sublineata isolate icDioSubl1.1 chromosome 9, icDioSubl1.1, whole genome shotgun sequence genomic segment:
- the LOC130448943 gene encoding ubiquitin-like protein 7, protein MANIILGIWGSQNSPQRIKINNVDLENKVQVFKKHALNASNNVPHNLELSYCGLILEDENTLSSYGITDGVTIHVIDKPAIKPSETIHTQMGPKDLINAFSTLVIFPNYRLALQRLTRTDVINKIIEACPKLLEDPAAVALIQDPELIFYLSIPENGAEMIEKHPVLLEAGSHILAHVHEEQASLNTNQPSTSTGYSYSLEALSDDDEEMDSSSDTSFSQNPLSRNTSFNAITAAQLAAAIANATNTQFNTNSAGIPTQNSGSSNIITNEMFSNAIQQAINFGGSNRGPNTTNNSNQEEEQSFENLNKQWEAQLKQMHEMGLLDDTVNIRALKAVNGDVNAAIELVLSLNEME, encoded by the exons ATGGCCAATATTATTTTAGGAATTTGGGGAAGTCAAAATTCCCCTCaacgaattaaaataaataatgtagatCTAGAAAACAAAGTGCAAGTGTTCAAGAAACACGCTCTTAACGCGTCGAATAATGTTCCGCACAATTTAg aattatctTATTGTGGTTTGATATTGGAAGACGAGAACACACTTTCTTCTTATGGAATTACAGATGGAGTTACAATTCATGTAATAGATAAACCAGCAATAAAACCTTCAGAAACCATACATACACAAATGGGGCCCAAAGATTTAATTAATGCGTTTAGTACCCTCGTTATTTTCCCGAATTATAGATTAGCGCTACAa AGGTTAACCAGAACtgatgttataaataaaattatagaagcTTGTCCTAAACTTTTGGAAGATCCCGCAGCAGTAGCACTTATTCAAGATCcagaattaatattttatctttCAATTCCCGAAAATGGAGCGGAAATGATAGAGAAACATCCAGTATTATTAGAAGCGGGGAGTCACATTTTGGCTCACGTGCATGAAGAACAAGCTTCTCTAAATACCAACCAACCAAGTACTAGCACAGGATATTCTTATTCTTTGGAAGCTCTAtctgatgatgatgaagaaatggATTCCAGTTCTGACACTAGTTTTTCTCAGAACCCTTTAAGTAGAAACACATCTTTCAATGCAATTACTGCTGCACAACTTGCAGCTGCCATTGCAAATGCAACAAATACACAATTCAATACAAATAGTGCTGGCATACCTACCCAAAATTCTGGTTcatcaaatattattactaaCGAGATGTTTTCTAATGCCATCCAACAAGCTATCAATTTTGGAGGTTCCAATAGAGGTCCTAATACAACTAATAATAGTAACCAAGAAGAAGaacaaagttttgaaaatttgaacaagcAGTGGGAAGCACAGTTGAAGCAAATGCATGAGATGGGTTTGCTTGATGATACAGTCAATATACGAGCTTTGAAAGCTGTAAATGGGGATGTTAATGCTGCTATTGAGTTAGTTCTAAGTTTAAACGAAATGGAATAA
- the LOC130448944 gene encoding cytosolic Fe-S cluster assembly factor NUBP1 homolog isoform X1 gives MSSTVPEHCPGVESENAGKVDACAGCPNQKICASSDTKKPDPGIQLVKERLSEVQKKILILSGKGGVGKSTVTALLSRTIANLYNEKNVAVLDIDICGPSQPRVLGVQDEQVHQSGSGWSPVYVEDNLSVMSIGFLLGSPDDAVIWRGPKKNGMIRQFLSEVDWGNLDYLFIDTPPGTSDEHLSAVTYLSKADLSGAVIITTPQEVALLDVRKEIDFCFKVNINILGVIENMSSFVCPKCEKSSDIFPASTGGAKKMCEEMKVPFLGSLPLDPRIARCCDEGKDFVTELADSPALKASHDIVKRKFKTVKITV, from the exons ATGTCTTCTACTGTGCCAGAAC ACTGTCCTGGTGTTGAAAGTGAAAATGCAGGAAAAGTCGATGCATGCGCTGGTTGtccaaatcaaaaaatttgtgcTAGCTCAGATACAAAAAAGCCCGATCCAGGTATTCAATTAGTAAAGGAGAGATTATCtgaagtacaaaaaaaaattttgattctttctGGAAAAGGTGGTGTTGGTAAAAGTACTGTAACGGCTTTATTGAGTAGGACTATAGCAAAtctgtataatgaaaaaaat GTTGCTGTTTTGGACATAGATATATGTGGACCTTCTCAACCTAGAGTGTTGGGAGTTCAAGACGAACAAGTTCATCAGTCAGGTTCAGGATGGTCTCCTGTT TATGTTGAAGATAACTTGTCAGTTATGTCAATTGGTTTTCTATTGGGATCACCTGATGATGCTGTTATTTGGAGAGGACCAAAGAAAAATGGTATGATTCGACAGTTTCTGAGCGAAGTAGATTGGGGAAATCTGgactatttatttatagatacACCCCCAG GTACCTCTGATGAACACTTATCTGCAGTAACTTATTTATCAAAAGCTGATTTATCTGGAGCAGTTATAATTACCACACCACAAGAAGTAGCATTATTAGACGTTAGAAAAGagattgatttttgtttcaaagtgaacataaatattttaggGGTTATAGAAAATATGTCTAGTTTTGTTTGTCCAAAATGTGAA AAATCATCAGATATATTTCCTGCTTCAACGGGAGGTGCAAAGAAAATGTGTGAAGAAATGAAAGTTCCTTTTCTTGGAAGTTTGCCTTTAGACCCTAGAATAGCAAGGTGTTGTGATGAGGGTAAAGATTTTGTTACAGAGCTAGCGGATTCACCTGCTTTAAAAGCCTCTCATGATATAGTTAAACGTAAGTTTAAGACTGTCAAAATAACAGTTTAA
- the LOC130448944 gene encoding cytosolic Fe-S cluster assembly factor NUBP1 homolog isoform X2: MSSTVPEHCPGVESENAGKVDACAGCPNQKICASSDTKKPDPGIQLVKERLSEVQKKILILSGKGGVGKSTVTALLSRTIANLYNEKNVAVLDIDICGPSQPRVLGVQDEQVHQSGSGWSPVYVEDNLSVMSIGFLLGSPDDAVIWRGPKKNGMIRQFLSEVDWGNLDYLFIDTPPGTSDEHLSAVTYLSKADLSGAVIITTPQEVALLDVRKEIDFCFKVNINILGVIENMSSFVCPKCEKSSDIFPASTGGAKKMCEEMKVPFLGSLPLDPRIARCCDEGKDFVTELADSPALKASHDIVKRLLEVCRGN; this comes from the exons ATGTCTTCTACTGTGCCAGAAC ACTGTCCTGGTGTTGAAAGTGAAAATGCAGGAAAAGTCGATGCATGCGCTGGTTGtccaaatcaaaaaatttgtgcTAGCTCAGATACAAAAAAGCCCGATCCAGGTATTCAATTAGTAAAGGAGAGATTATCtgaagtacaaaaaaaaattttgattctttctGGAAAAGGTGGTGTTGGTAAAAGTACTGTAACGGCTTTATTGAGTAGGACTATAGCAAAtctgtataatgaaaaaaat GTTGCTGTTTTGGACATAGATATATGTGGACCTTCTCAACCTAGAGTGTTGGGAGTTCAAGACGAACAAGTTCATCAGTCAGGTTCAGGATGGTCTCCTGTT TATGTTGAAGATAACTTGTCAGTTATGTCAATTGGTTTTCTATTGGGATCACCTGATGATGCTGTTATTTGGAGAGGACCAAAGAAAAATGGTATGATTCGACAGTTTCTGAGCGAAGTAGATTGGGGAAATCTGgactatttatttatagatacACCCCCAG GTACCTCTGATGAACACTTATCTGCAGTAACTTATTTATCAAAAGCTGATTTATCTGGAGCAGTTATAATTACCACACCACAAGAAGTAGCATTATTAGACGTTAGAAAAGagattgatttttgtttcaaagtgaacataaatattttaggGGTTATAGAAAATATGTCTAGTTTTGTTTGTCCAAAATGTGAA AAATCATCAGATATATTTCCTGCTTCAACGGGAGGTGCAAAGAAAATGTGTGAAGAAATGAAAGTTCCTTTTCTTGGAAGTTTGCCTTTAGACCCTAGAATAGCAAGGTGTTGTGATGAGGGTAAAGATTTTGTTACAGAGCTAGCGGATTCACCTGCTTTAAAAGCCTCTCATGATATAGTTAAAC GATTACTTGAAGTCTGCAGAGgtaattaa